The DNA region TTCCAACCTAAGACCTCACCGCAGTTGCTGCAATAGATGTCAGCAACTGAGAAAACACCTGATATGAGCTTCCTGTCCTCCTTTTGCCCCACAATGATGTTCATTGCATGAGAGAACAAATATGCCGGCCCAGTTTTCCCCTAAACAACGAAATCCGAAAATCGAATTGTAAGTTCTTCTAGGTCATAAAAGTGCTTCATGGAGAAGCACCATCATGAAGCACTCCCAACTGCTTATTTCAAGAAGCACTAGAATTATAGATAAATTAAGCAAAATCCTAATAAGCCCGGAGAGAAAACAACATTGATCAAGCACCGTGTGATACCATTGCTGATTTTAGTTCTCAAACCTAAATATTAACGAAAATAAGAGAACATAATATATTTTTCGTGTTTCAGTTTTCACCACAAATTTCTTGGAGATAAGGTCGTCACGAAGAGCAAGAGGATTACGGCAACTTCTGCAGCTGAAGAAGGGGTTGCCGCCGGATTCCGCCATTAAACTGAAAGATTTCAACACCAAGTAAATAACAGTCAGATCCTGCTAAAGTATatagatatatacatatacagaTGGAGgataaaaatggaaaaaagaaGAATTGAAATCTTCATACATGGAGGAGAGTCAAGAAACTCCGCTCCTAAGATTGAAGAATAATAAGGAGAGGGAGGCATATTTGTAGAGTTTGGAGAGTTGACTGGAAATAGTATTGGAGACTTGGAGTTGGAAAATATGGATGAGGTTGATGAAAAGTCAAGGCTAGTGATGATGAAAAGtactaaaaatattattattaagtgGATAATGGAAATCATATCATCTACGTCGAGACGGAAAGTACTTGACAGGTTGGTAAGATATAATTGTTAGACAAGTTGGTAAGAAATAATTGTTAGACgggatgtgatattcacacattttttttatttctcacatacatttttaattttcgacttTTGGATcagataaattgaaaaaaatcaagGGATATAAATCaacaaaaggtgtgtgagaagtaaaaattggtgtgtggatagcataccCTTTGTTAGACAAGTGGTTAACCTAGTCAATAATATCAATATTATGCTGAAAATGTATAGATAGCACGTTAAAACGTTTTGAGTTATGATGGAGTGAGAGACATAATAATGTGTCATTATACATTACAATCAATTACTTTGATACATAACAAATGTTCTTCCAACAATCGATTGTTTTCATCACCATAAGAGTCCGTTTGGTGGCCTGAATGGGAATGAgtctaaaagaaaaaatttaattatcagAGACATGTAAGACATAACTTGTAACCCATGTATAATAATAGGTTAGATAATCCACCATATTGAGGATTCATAACCTATCATTTACAATCCTGTCTCATTTTAATTTGTTACAACCTATTCTAACTAACCTACCACACAGCCCCTAAAAGACATAACCAATTAATAACTTAGCAGGCACTACATGGACTCCTCTACTTTCCTTCATATAGCTGATAGCAACAATACTTTCCTCTACTTTACTTCAGAGCTAATAGCAACAGTACTTGTGTTGGTGTTAAGTCGTAGTCATTGAGACAAAAAAGCAACACCAAAATATACAAAGAACTAGCATACAATAAGCAACGATAATTAGACAGAATTGTACTATATAGACTTATGTGATATGTTGCCTACTCGTATGGAAGTAGACAATACCGCCTACCTTGACAGAATATCACTTGCGTAAATCATTAGAGTATATTATACTTACGCGACTCATCAAATAAAGTTTGTCTAGTGATTGATTGTACCATTGGATTTAACATTTTTAGgaatatgaaaataaaaaaggaacaaGACAAGTAAGGGGGGAATCGAGAGTAGAGAGGTTTGAAGATAAGAGTtcgtttggatgtgattttaaaataattaaaaatattttttgtgaaaaatataagtaaatcctatataaaaatataagtacTTTTTAGAAGAAGCACAAACTAATGCTTATTgtagaaaatacttcaaatacttttgaaattcaaaaatattttttctaaaaacgcttttagttattttaaaaaatatctaAACGAGCTATAATTTattatctaatctaacaaatctacaCCGTActgtgagaagaagaagaaagaaaagaaaaaaaaaaaattttgcccGCTCTCCGGTCTCCTATCATCTCACTCTTGctctcattctctactgagaaAAACCAGAAGCGTTCATCTTCCTCTGCTCTTCCTTTCTCTCCACTCTTCATATCTCTCGCCGTGGAGCCAACAAACCAAGCAGCTAGTGACGGTCGACAAGCCTCAAACATGGCGGACGCGTATTGGAGGTACAGCGATGGTCGACAACCGCCGGCCTCGACGATGAATTCAGTCGTCGGAAAGCGTCCTCGCTCCGATTACGGTATGTTAAATTCCTCCAATTTCCGTTCTTTTTTGGGTTTCCTCTCTCCATTTTGCGTTTGTTTGATGCTTGATTAAATTAGGGTTCTTGGGATTTTAGTCTCTTACTGGCTGCTCTGAAAGCAGAATTGTTCAAGtacaaatacaaaatgaaaaatctAAGATAAGAAATGTGAATAAAAAATGGGAATTTCAATAAGCTGACTTCCAAGTAGTCGAACTAGGTTTTCACTGGGCTGAGGAATTGAAATTTGGGATCTTTTGATCTATGTTGTATGTGGTTTAATCATTATTTGATATTTACGTGGTTAGGTTATTAAGGCATTTTTACAATTTTCGgatatgtatatttgttgctTCTATGGTTATTTCTGAGATATAATTGCTTAGATTATATGATAAATTTGTATTCTTGTTAGTTTTCTGTGCTCTATTTGGTGTTATTTACGCGATTTTGAGTGTAAACCTTGTTCAAAGCATGCATATGAGAGTTAAAATGAGTATTACTAATCTTGTTATGCACATTTTTGAAGATTTTTCGATCTGTTGTACGCATTCATGAGGAGGGGTAGTCTATATATTTTGGACACCGTTTGTTGGTAATATCAGCAAGCAACGTGCTGGCTGGTCCCGGCTCCTAGATCATATTCGTTAGCAGTTTATGTTAAGTGTCAACATCCCCGGCGGCTGTTAATAATTATTTCAGCTCTAATAAATGCCCGGTTTGATTCAAGGATCAGCCTTTTATGCCGAGTTCTGTAAGCCTTGATAGGTGTACAGATTGTATTATACATGAGTTTTTTAATTGAAATTATTTGAAGATATGCTACCATGTAGGATCACTACAGTTACTCTATAAACTACTAAGGTGCTATCATTAAATGCGAAAGGAAAATTCAAGTGGTCGTGTTAGCATATGCAATATATTGAGATGTCGTTAGGTTGTCAGCAGTTTAACTTATTATTCACTTGTTTATAGCTTTATGTCACCATCTGCGTTTATAATCATATGCCTTCAAACattgtttctttattttctcgTTTGGTATCCTGAAGTACATCCTTAATCTTTTAGATGCCCAGGGTGGTCATGACCTCCCTAACTATTATCCCCAAGAAGATGATAGAGGTTCTATCCGAGCAATTAGAGATACCGACTCCATAAATGCGTCGTATGATCGTTACCTGCGCAGTGCGGTACCTACTTTTCTCTTTCTGGAACCGTCACAATTTTTTACCATATGTTTTAAGTTTTGGGGGCTAATGTTACATGTAATGTTTCAGCAAATTTCATCATATAGCGGAGGGCAGTCTGCTAGAAACATGAGTGGGGGACCACCTGGTCGTGCTGTTGATGATCCACGCATGATGGGAATTGGGGGTGTTGACCCAGGGGCACCTGTTAAAGATAGGGTCTTAGGAATGGGAAGTGGACGGCCTGACGCTCCCCTTCCTCCTGGTGCTACCAGTACGCTATTTGTGGAGGGATTGCCTCCCAACTGTACTAGACGTGAAGTAGCTCgtatcctttaatttttttaggggttgcagttttatttctctttttatcATTACTTGCACTTTACCTTTTTAGAGTTTTCCCTTCACTTGGTTTCATAGATATCTTTAGGCCTTTCGTTGGCTACAAGGAAGTGAGACTCGTGAGCAAGGAATCGAGACATGTGAGTTTATCTTTTGCAAGGAATAGATTTAATTGTTAGTGATTGATGGATTCACAAATAATTAACCTGTGCAGCCTGGAGGAGATCCGCTGATACTttgttttgttgattttttgagTCCGGCCCATGCAGCAACTGCTATGGATGCATTGCAAGGTAagcttaattttttatttaatttgttgaAATTATAGCACCATAGTTTTGTTGCTTTTTCTTATGCCATTGTTGGAGGAGATGcatttcctaaaaaaaattctCCACTTCACAAGAAGATGGATTGGCAAATGATAAAAAGGATTTGCACCAATAGTATGGATTGTTGTTTGGCAGTTCTATGTAATTAACCAAAAGAGCCAATACGTTACCAAAGTTTACAAATGTATAGTAGAATGGGCAGACAAGATTGCTTTGCTTCAATTCATATGGAAACTTTGTACACAGGATTTGTGACTTTAAACCCCTTTTAACTTCCAAAGCTACTTTCAACCACTTCAAAGATTCCCAAACCCTTAGTTTTGTGgcatttattttctgtttaaaGTGAGATAATTCACAATTCAAGGTGTGGGACTACGTTTTTTAAAGACGACGTGATTTTTGGGCCATTTTTATTGGATTTACGAGGTGAGCACAGATTACCGCTGCCCATAGGTCTTGGTTTCACCCGTGACTTTAAGTTAGAAGTTGCATGGTCAGCAAAGTCATCCAGTACCAGGACACCACAAACCAAACTTGTTAAATTGTTCCAAACACTGGAAGGGATTGCCTTCATGGTTCATTTGTTATCTTCCAAGGTTCTATGAAGGCCTTGAATCTGGTTGGTTTCTCGGGACGTGATTtttcccttaattagtcaagtAGGACTGCAAGACTGATGAGAATTTTTGTTTGGCCACTCTTGTAATTCCAGTCTATGAGTAGTGCTGGGGACAGTGGTGCTCTCAGTATAGTTATCTCATGTTTTAGCCTACACTTTTGTCTTTTGTTCCTGTTAGATGAAATCTCATTATGAGGTTTCCCTAGCGGTATTGTATACTTTATGTCAAGAGAGAAAGCTCATCACCTTCATTTTTGGAATGAGGGGAGACCCATTTTTACCATTCTGTCAATCTAGGGCGTGTGGCGAACCCAGGTTTGCGACTTAGGTGTGTTGAAAAGTGATGGGTGTTAAATATTTAAGATAACGGTTTAACGTCTTTATCTCATCTATCTGCTGATGCCCTCAATCGGCATTGAGAACGTACCCAGTTGTTACAGCGTAAATGGTCAAGCTCGATTTTGCAGGTTATAAATTCGATGAGCATGACCGTGACTCGGTCAATTTAAGGTTGCAATTCGCTCGCTATCCTGGTGCGAGGTCAGGTGGTGGGCACCGAGGGAAGCGTTGAATTATGCGGTTTTTCAGGTGATTCACACAATTTTCGATCGGTGCAACCGTTTATTATTCATGGCCGTTAGGTGCTgagttaaaactaaaaaaatcacGCTAAACCGTCGAACGACTCTTCTCTGTAGGACTTGCTTGATTCGGGAGGTTGTGATAATGAGGGGCGATACAGCAAACTTGCAGTTTCGAGAATTAAAGGCGCATAGTTAGGACCAACTCGCTTGGGTGGTTCCCTCTAATTCTAGAGTGCTTTTCTGTTTAGACACCTGCAGACTTTATTTCTTTTACTTTGATTTGAACTGTTCCGTTTCGTTACCAGTATGATTACTTACGGATATTTTGCCATGCGTTTGCTAGAAAATGTAAACTTAAATAAGTTGAACATGTTGAAGTCTCCTTGCATTTGCATATGCTCTGGGATTAGGGTCTAGGTTTGATATTTATTCGGTGATGAAGTGCGGTGACTGTTGTAGGTTTCGTTTTGTATTGACAGTAACTGGCTTTTGTGGTAACTGTTGTAGGTCTCGTTTTATATTGAAAATAACTGGCtttttctgtgttgttgctcattttttttctcaaagatGTCATGAATTTTGTTTGTCGTAAGAGTCAGTACACTATGTACCAAATTATCGCTGCATGGAAGCATTcttgcttttggttttcaagttttttgaCTGGGTTTGGGTTGAATTGTAGATGGACCTAATCCTAACATGATTCGATTGTGATGTACTAGAGTCTACCCTAGAATCGAAGAATTAACATGATATCGGAAGATTTGTCGTAAGGGATGTTTTTGGATTTCACTTTCCTACACTACTGGGGAGGCAGCTACTGTAATTAGGTGCATATTAGGGCTTGATTCTTTTACTAACATCATACTCTCCTATTTTGTTTCTCTTCCCTTTTCATGGGGTGATATTCTAATAATCTCCGGGGAGGACGAGGAAGTTCGGTGCAAGTTGAGCACACTGCACCGAACTTCCGGTCCTCCTCCCCGTAGCATGcctagagtgagagtgagagtcaATGACTCAATGGCATACCCTTTAACTCTGTAGAGTGAGAGTCAATGACTCATTGGCATGGTAGCACGCGTTCATTGTAGTCTAGGCATTATCCAGTTGGAAATTTATGGTTTCATATTTTCTTGCATTTCCACAAGGTCCTATCTTGTCATCGGCTAATAAATGTTGAAGACAGAGAAAAGAACGACAATCGTGATCTTTTTCCACGGATTCATTAAGCATTGCTTTTGCTTCACCGCTGCGGGAACTGCCAAAGTTGGGGTTGGTCTTCTGTAAGAGAATTGAGGCACCTTTGCTCTTGTGGTTTTGAACGAGCAAAATAATGAACTTTCTGTTTGCTGCAATTGCCGTCCCCATGATCAAACCCCTCTCAGGATGGTAAATCTTGCACTTGCCATGTTGTTTGACAATTGCAAGACCCTTTTCTTGCAGCTGCCAATACAAAGTAAATTGTTCTTTAAATCTGGTACATAAAACACCCCAATGATTACATTGACTTCCATGACAACATTCCCTTTCCCTAGCACAGCCAAGCTCGAGTTGTTCCCCAATTTTGTTTGATCATCAATTGTTGTCTTCCTCTGTGCATCAATGAGATTCGTCCCTTCTGCTGCTGCAAAGATCCCAGCCTTCACTCTTCACCAAGCCCCAATATTCCTTGAAGCGCAAGAAATTCTCCATGAACACCATCAAACTTTGGGATTGCAGGTTGCATAAAGCTGCTTTCAGGCCATGTGTGGCTGCTGAACGATAAAACTAGCTCCTGAGTTACATGCTTTGATCAGGCCCCGTGATGGGGCTCTAATACCAGATGTTAGAATCGAGAATGAACACTTGATAAAACTAGTAGATAAATGTTTGATTTGCACTCAATAGTTGGAAGAATTTCTATTAATGAATTCAAGAGCAACAATGGCGTTAAACAGCCTTACAAAGAACTGAAAGTTGAAAGTACAGCTCACATTTTAACAACCCTAATTACGTGGTACACGACTAAAGTTGGAAACAAACTAAACAACTTGAACCACTACTTGAAACAAGCCATAGAAACTAGGAAACCCAACCCTAACGGCTAGGAAACCAAAACAACTTCAACGGTGTAGTTTCTGTTCTCTTATTATTTCAATGCCTCTTTTCATGTCCTTGATCGTAAGCGTAAACCCTTCGACTTTTGTGCAGCACATAACACTCTTGGTAGAGCGAGAGGTCGTCCCTTCATAGAATGCCCGTGCTCGAACAAGTTCTTCTCTGTAAAAATCACCTTTATGAAATAACCGGTTACTTGTAGGTGTGCAGGTCATCACTGTCCCTTGCGTGATGAGTAATATCTCTTCAAATTGTTCCCCCTTTGGATCAATATAGGTGTTCGCCTCAAGAATCACGGGCTTAAGATAATCACAGAATGCTTCAAACTCCTTTTCTTTCATATTATGAAGCTCCGTAGCCTAGAGGAAGACACAAGTATACGAGAAATATAAAGAGCAAGTCCAACGAAAATGTATTGTCCAGAATTGAACTAGGCCTGCTATGGCCGTGAGCATTCAAGCATAGGTTACCATTTTTAATACAAAATCTTACTCTTTTTAGTGTATCTAGGCAGAGACGGCGCTTGATATTAACCCTATCTTTCCAGGGAAGAATATCGTTGATAGTTATTATGTTGATGTCTTTATCCGCTTTCAATTCGTTTAATGCACATGTCATGATCCTTTCTTTCAAATCCAAAGGGAGGCCATTCTCATCTAACCATGATGCTATCTGAGGATTTCTCTTATTCCTCATTTCCCTCAACTTTCTGTTCTCCTTTGATAATTCAGCTGTCGACTGGGCATGCATCTGTTCCACAACATGTTGGTTTTAGTATTTTCtatacaaaaattaataaattaacttTCTTTGCCAACTTGAAAGGTTTTGTTCAATTGGAAC from Malus domestica chromosome 01, GDT2T_hap1 includes:
- the LOC103406588 gene encoding protein yippee-like At4g27740; its protein translation is MAESGGNPFFSCRSCRNPLALRDDLISKKFVGKTGPAYLFSHAMNIIVGQKEDRKLISGVFSVADIYCSNCGEVLGWKYLRAYEPTQMYKQGMFIIERAKISKQY
- the LOC103406591 gene encoding RNA-binding protein 2-like; protein product: MADAYWRYSDGRQPPASTMNSVVGKRPRSDYDAQGGHDLPNYYPQEDDRGSIRAIRDTDSINASYDRYLRSAQISSYSGGQSARNMSGGPPGRAVDDPRMMGIGGVDPGAPVKDRVLGMGSGRPDAPLPPGATSTLFVEGLPPNCTRREVAHIFRPFVGYKEVRLVSKESRHPGGDPLILCFVDFLSPAHAATAMDALQGYKFDEHDRDSVNLRLQFARYPGARSGGGHRGKR